From the Colius striatus isolate bColStr4 chromosome 6, bColStr4.1.hap1, whole genome shotgun sequence genome, the window AGCTTGTGATCAACTCCTGCCTTTGAGCATTGCTAACTTTTGTGAAATTTGTTATAGCTTCTTTTACTTAAACAATGCTGTGAAGTCTCAGCGTTATTTCCCCtctaacttttttatttttgctgctCATACCTTTTAAAGTTTTGTCTTCTTTAGCagtgcaacatttttttctctataaaaacataaaaccagGAAGCACAATTGGAAGCTGCCTTTGGTTCAATGCCTTCCTTTGCAGTCTTTTCATCTGTTCCAGATGCCTTATCTCAGTGCTTGGCTTGTAAAGCCATTTACTGCTCTTGAGCGTGAAGGTATACTAATAACGTAGGCagtcatttgcatttttattctaGTTAGAAACTAGGCTGGTGCTATTAGCTTTAATAAGATTAGAAAGCTCTACAGGGAGTGTACTTGAAAATGGAACTGAAAATTTAAATGGTGGTtttgtgctaaaaaaaaatgccattttggCAGCGCTGGAAAGCAAGTCCCTCTTTAGCTGCAGAATGGGAAGCACAGCTAGTGGCAGGTCGTGTTGTTACTGCCTAATTTTGTGTAACCCTAAGGTAGTAGGAGTGTATTttgctcatttattttcttctttcatgaaAGAAAGCCAAATTCCCTCCAGAGTCCGGTAGGGCATCAGTGTTCTTGTAGAAACTTGAGAGAAGATGTGGACAATTGTCTGTTAGGAAGtactgcagctgggacaggctGAAAGTCTccgtttctttttttctacattctGCACCTTGCTTTAGCAATGGACCTGAGAGAGGAAGGGGACGAGTGAAAGAACTGTTCATCTTCCCTTTCTGGTGACAACATAGGGGAGAATAGCGAGATTTTGATCTGTAGATCCCTGTGGAGACAGATGCAGGGAATGTcaaagtttgttgttttttgcaGTGGCTCCAACAAGTTCTGTTCACTACCATGCAGAACTAGTGAAATTTTTGCTTAAGGAACCAGattttgtttctgcaaaatCTTACAAtcctaaaaccatttaaaagAGCATAAATTAGCTTGAACTATTTTAGGTGATTAtctgtttaatttctgtgtGAATCTCATGCCTGCAGAATAATCCTGATTATTACAGCCATAGTCTATCTGGATGTAGTACTGACATTTACACCAGTCAAATTGCATTACATTTCATTCACGATCGGCAGTGCTCTTCACCTTAAAAACAGGTCTTCTGGTAATACATAATTTTATTGTGTAAGTCCTCTGCAAAATCGAGATTATAACCTTTTTCTGCTTCAAGTGAAGAAGTCTTGAGAGAGCTCTGAGACATGCAGAAAAGTGGGAAAGTAGATACAAGGAGACTTTGGAGCAGTATTGGTCACGATAATGACACTGGGCTTAGCTATTTATTAACTAATATTAAGATTGTCCTCTAACTAGGCAAAAATCTGTGTCACTGAATTTGGCAAACTAACCATCATGGGTTTGTGATATGGACAAACAGTGCTCAAAGGATCGAGATGATGTTTCCAGACCAGAAGACTGCTTCTTTGCAGTGGCCTGTTACAAGAATGCTGTGATAGTGTCTTGTTCTCTGGATGCTGCTTTTGTGATCAATGAACTAGTATTTATGATAACCTTAACTGGGGTGGATGTGGTACCAGACTTCTCCTAACATCCGTATTAGTGACAGATAGTTCAGAATGGGAATACATGGCAGTGATGTGACTTGCAGTTTGTTACACAGAACCTCTGAAAATAATGGCAAGGGAGCATTTTTTATTTGACAACCCTCTTCTCTCCAAATCATAGATTAGTAATATAGATAATTCTCTCCAGGTTAGTAgatttatctatttttaaatcagATTTATGTGTTTtgattataaaaatatttgctggTGATAGACAGGAAATTAGACAGTGGAGTATTTCAAAGTACAGTTTCTTAGAAAGTCATAAACACAGTACTGTAAATTGAAGCAAATCTTTCAAGTGCACTTCAGTTTGTCCTTGGCctcatttgctgttcctttatTTGGAGAACGTTGATCAGAGCTGTCAATTAGGGCAATTAAGGCTCCTTATGGGCatacagttttttaaaaatatcttgactgcaactgcagcttttaaaaagcactttcaGAACAAATGAATCTGCCTGACCTACTAGAGACTGGAAAAACACCTGTTCCTCAGGAAGTACGCTGTTAATGACCTTGAGGAGATGTGTAAAGGGAACAGGAGAAAAGATGCTATTGCTGCAAGTTATTGGTCTTATAAAGGTCAGGAATTTGTGTCTATTACAACTGCGTGTTTTAAGATCTGAGTGTGATTTGCTCCTGCttttcccattgttgcaaataAATGACTTATCCGTCTGTATtattcttgggtttttttaggaaGTGGCAAAACGCTTGCATTTGCAATTCCAATGATTCATTCTGTGCTGCACTGGCAAAAATCAAATAGCTCAACCACCAGAAATGACAATGTTTCTAAAGAGTCCCATCAGCATCATGATGAAACAAGACGGGAAAATGAGAACGAAGCTGAAAAACTACCCCATCAGCAGGCTGAAGATAGCGGAGATGAAGACGATGCGTCGTCTTTCACAAGAGGCTCTGCGAAGGTGATGGAAAATTTTGAATTTTATTCTGGTGACGAGACACATACTGCTGGCTCCCATAAAAAGAGACCTCTTTTAGGACTGGTCCTTACTCCCACAAGAGAGTTAGCTGTACAAGTTAAACACCACATTGATGCAGTTGCAAAGTTTACAGGTATGTAGACTCCGTGGACCACATCTCTAACTGCACTGAGTTTGGATCTTGGCATTGGTGTTGAGACAGAATGTGTGCCACAGTTTCTTCTGCATCATAAAATTGGGGTGGCTTTCGAAGGGTTAGGGTTTATAGTCAGTAATATTTGAGAAAGGCAGTGAGGTACATGTGGAAGTAGACCATTAATGTGggatattttgctttaaaatgtttcttgtcATGCTTTAGCAACACAAAATCAGTACTAGATACCTAGCCACAACTAACTTTGTCTTGGTATTGGATGATGTAGGCTAGATATCAAAAAATCATGTCATTATCTAAAAAAGtatatatttcactttttttacaGCTGTATTAATTTatgtagaattttttttctctgtctagCAAAAATGGACATTCTGGCCGTAAGTGTGAAGGCTAGGAGACATTGTAGGACTGTCTGACTTACCTCTAACTTACCTCTTAATAATATGCCTGATGAAAACAATTCCACCctgttcctttctcttccaaaaGAGAAGTCAGCACCTCTGTTAAGTGAATGAGTGAGGATGTGAGACTGTTCCAAGATGGAGAGAATTAGGAAACAACTCCACGTTTCTACAGTAGTAGCAATTGTTTGTGTATTGAAGAGAATATGTAGTTCGGTGAACTGTTTTTAAGCACATCCTTTGATGTGTATACTTGCTGCTGTGCTTATCAGTCTACAGCTGATTGATTACAAGGCTAATTTTAACTCCAAGCCTGAAATAATCCATTTATGTCAGTACAGTTCTGGTAGGAGCAATACTATTTGCATGTAAGAATCTGCTGTCCAAGTGATACATAGCTGCTGCAGtgggagagaaaatattttgatgggGCTTTCTTTCTTGTGTCAAgctcactttgaaaaaaaaaaaaaaatccctgcctGGAAGCATGAGGTTCCACAATAGGAAGAGAGATCTGCGGTAGCTTGGATACAGGAGGAATCTTACACAGTAGCATTGAGTTTGTCACAGGCCAGTGTATTCTTTGAAGAAGCAGGGGAAGATAAGCCGTGTGAGGGGTCAGCAATTCCAAAGCTAAACTCCTTTTGATACCTGAGCAAATTGCTTAAAACTAACTTAGGGTCTCTGCACTACCGTGTCGTCTGGAGGGTCATAAATTGGGCAGGAGCGTTCTTGTTAGGTTGCAAATAAGTAGTTGTTAGCAAGACAAGTATTTCTCAGTCCTACTCTTGGAGGGACCTGCTGGTTGACAAAACATGAGATTCTGAAGTAGCAGTAAACAAAGCTAACTGCTATGAAGGATATACATGATTCTATCGGAAGACAGGTGAActaaaaaaactatttttggCATGTAATAGGATTTTACCGTGAAATTGAGGGCATTACTGTGTGTTCAGTGTTATATAAACTCCCTGAAGCTTCTTAACCATAAAACTTGCTGAAATTTGCAGtacagatgtttaaaaatatttcagtagtgTGAAAACATTCACTGATAATTTAGTGAGACAAAAACTATGATTTGTATGTTCTAGGCATTAAGACTGCAATTCTGGTTGGAGGCATGGCTGCACAGAAGCAAGAACGTGTATTGAATCGAAAGCCAGAAATTGTAATTGCAACCCCAGGCCGTCTGTGGGAGTTAGTTAAAGAGAGACACCCACATCTTTCAAATCTTCGACAGCTCAGGTAAAGGTGCCTTTTAGACTAGCTGTTGGATACTGAACTGGCCATTACTGCATACTGATTCTGTTGACTAACTGGTGAAATAATTTAGACTGTGTAAGATCACTTATTTCTTTGCCAGAACGTTTTATTGAAATGCATACTCTTGATACTGATGGAGGGAAGTGTTAGTTAAAACCAGTACCAAAAAACCTCACTTTCTTTCAACAGAAATGTAGAAGGCTACTCTAGCTACCCCAGCAAACCTGATGTTACTTTTGGGTTTACATGCACTTATGTGTTTAGCAGGAAAGATTCTTTAGAACTGCATGAAATTTGTATTTATCTGCATAGGTGTATTTTTACTGTGTGTTTTCGTTTTGACAGATGCCTTGTAATTGATGAAGCAGACCGAATGATTGAGAAAGGTCACTTCTTAGAGCTGTCTCAGTTGCTGGAAATCTTAAATGATTCACAGTATAACCCTCGACGAcagacttttgttttttctgctaCATTGACCTTAGTCCATCAGACACCTTTGAGagttttacagaaaaagaatgcTAAAAAGATGGACAAGAAGACAAAACTAGAACTGTTAATGGAAAAAATAGGAATAAAGGGCAAACCCAAAGTGATAGACTTAACAAGGAAAGAGGCTACTGTTGAGACTCTGACAGAAACCAGAATTCACTGTAATACAAACGAGAAGGACTATTACCTCTATTACTTTCTTCTCCAGTATCCAGGAAGAACTATGGTCTTTGCAAACAGCATAGACTGTGTAAAACGCCTCAGCTCTCTCCTCACCATCTTAAATTGTGATCCACTTCCTTTGCACGCCAACATGCACCAAAAGCAGAGGCTAAAAAACCTGGAAAGGTTTGCTGAGCGAGAGAGGTGAGTTGATTTTTCTACTTCTTAGtagtgaaaaaatgaaatcaggTAAATGGTAGTGGGGAGAGGAAACAGCTATGTTAGAGTAGGAGCAGGCTGGAGGAGATGACTGAGAATGCAAGTCCCCTGTTCATGACCCTGGATGATTAACAATTAAGGATGAGGTTCCACTGAGTGTTTGCGGTGATGAACTGAAGTGGAATGCCACAAAGGTGGTCAAGATACACTGACTTTGCAAGGAGGGAGACTGCAGGCACTGGGTTTGTGTTACCTGGGAGAAACACTTGTGGAGTCTTAATGGTGGCCCTTCAATATCTTAAAAGAAAGTTATGAAGAaggtggagccaggctcttcacAGTGATGTGTGGTAGGAGGATGAGAGAGAACAGGTGCAAGTTGAAATGAGAAGTTCAAACTGGATAtaggaaagagctttttctctgTGAGGGCAGTtaggcattggaacagactTCTTGTTCTTAGAGGTTTTTGAGGCTCAATTGGATAAAGCCCTAAGCAACCTGGTCCAACCTTATGGTTGGACCTGCTTTGAggaggaggttggactagagacCTCCTGAGGTCCCTTGGAGCCTGAATTACTCTGTGTTTTGGCAGCTTACTACTGCTGAATGAGCTGTCATAGCCATCCTGCACACCTCTGCACCCATGCCCTGGCTCTGTAGCTCATTTGATCCTTCTGTAGATTGATTCGTCTCGCTAAGCCATGAGAAAACTAACCACTTTTTGACAGGTGAGGGTTCTACAGGTTTAATTAGATTAATTTGCTTCCCAAGGGTCAAGGTATCCTAGAGCAGTGCAAGAAAAGGGACAGTTGAAAAGGTGGTCGTAGCACTTCCATAATCCAGAAGCCTCACAGTTTAGTCCTTCTGTGAGGTGTTGTGTGACATCTGACTGTGTGGGATTTGTACCTTGGTAATAGACTTAAGACAGGGAGAACAGAGGTTGAATTGCTGTCATAGTTTTGCAGTATCCTGTGGCAAAATGTGGTATTAATAGCATTGGCCTAGGTCAGTCGGGGCACTTTCAGACACTGCAAGTTTCCAAGGCAAGAAGTCCACGAGACCATTTACCATGGCCTCCTGCAGACTTCAGGACagaattttctgtttatttcttctctgaacCTTGTTTCATTAGAATATGCAGTCAAATGCCATAAAATGTTAACAAATTCGCATTACCTACAAGTAGTTTGTTTCAGCTGATGGAggattttttgttaaaataaatctttcatCTCTGTAGTAGACTGTTTatagaaaataattacttcatTGAATAGTTCTTTATTTCTAGGGGCAAGGAAAAATGCTAATTGTCAGAACAGAATCCCTGCCTTATATTTCTAGCTTTTAATTTACTGAGAGAATTTATCTGAGTGCAACTTGGTAGAAGATATTTCAGCCCCaaaaagcttttaattaaaTCTACTGTGTTAATAAAGCGATTTTTGTCAACAGATGAAACTTTTAATAACATTTCTATTCTGACAAAAGTTCAGTGGGGCTGTTACTGTTGTAGTCATATCAAgctaaagatatttttaaacccagcctgggcagagcactgaaaaatgtaatgaaaaggaagatacCTCTCTCCCTGCTAAGTGGTTGGATTAGGTCATTGAGTAGTGATCTGCGCTAGCATTCCTGCGATTAGGGAGAGAATAAAAGCATAAGGAAACAGGATCCAGAAAGATAGGGGATTTCTTTATTGGAAAGACAGTAGACCTGCTGAAGGTAGCGTTGCATTTTTTACTTGAAGAATTGCTGTTTCAAGACTACCTCTGATGTAATATTTGGTATCGTTTTCTGTAAGGGCCAACAAATAGCATCTTATCAGCAGATGAGAGAGTACAAATCTGTTCCTTAAAATGCTGTGGTAGAATTGTGGATCGCTGTATTTTATGTTCCTAGACAtatatttcttcagttttacaTTCATTAAATGTTATCACTTTCTCAGCTCTGTCCTCCTGACAACAGATGTTGCAGCTCGTGGTCTTGACATTCCCAATGTGCAGCATGTCATCCATTACCAGGTTCcgtatttttaatgtttctgcttttactgttttaattttGCAATAAGCTTTTGCTGATCCAAATCCTGAACACTGTAAAGCTGTGATTCGTGTTCTTGTGTGTAGTCCCAAGTATAGAGATTTAATTATTATTAGTTTAACTGTCCTATAGTGCTTTGTACTGAAGTATCTCCTTGACTGTAGTAGGTAGCACTTCAGGAATGTGTGATTACAGGTGAGATGCAACAAAAGAGATATGATTCTCCTTGCTTTTTGCTTCACTTTGATATCCAAAGGTGTCAAATGACTCTGCCCTGTAACTCTACTCTGAGGACACTCCTGCTTTGCAAATGAAATAGCAGAGAGTGAGAAGTTAGAAGAGACTCACAAAAGATTATGCGAGGAAGAATGTGGGACCAGAGAACAAAAAGTGTGTCCAGACGTCATCTTTATGTTCGACTGTGTTACATAATGCAATGTACCATGTGTATACAAAAAACAATGTTCTCTGGCAACCTCTTGGCCAAAGCATGAGAGGCTGCTGCTAGTTTTCCATGCCAGCTTAATAGCTTTTCTGAATGTTTGCAGGTCCCTCGTACTTCTGAGTTGTATGTACACAGAAGCGGCAGAACAGCCCGAGCTGCCAACGAAGGCCTGAGCCTGTTGCTGATTGGCCCTGATGACTTGCTCAATTTTAGAAAAATTTATAAAACACTGGAGAAGAGTGAAGAGCTGCCATTTTTCCCAGTTGAAGCCAAGTGCATGATTTCTGTCAAGGTAAGGAAACACTAGTCTCTTTGCAGCCTGAG encodes:
- the DDX24 gene encoding ATP-dependent RNA helicase DDX24 encodes the protein MKTKKGGRFKSSFKLKQKGIKVIGKWKTVPIDPNLFADEEFKDIVCLEELTDYKLVSSSKIGNVNERKRKVESVSEEGNDEEETPVIPPKKKKKKNKLLRSKTDESNDLNVAEIDVPVDKVVKCKEVVKVANRGHVVESTSSTKDVTKKTKKKVAKNKASQAQEALPLVAASKKVKNWTTEVLSASTDHKADVSAWKDLFVPEPVLQALSCLGFSAPTPIQALALPSAIRDNMDVLGAAETGSGKTLAFAIPMIHSVLHWQKSNSSTTRNDNVSKESHQHHDETRRENENEAEKLPHQQAEDSGDEDDASSFTRGSAKVMENFEFYSGDETHTAGSHKKRPLLGLVLTPTRELAVQVKHHIDAVAKFTGIKTAILVGGMAAQKQERVLNRKPEIVIATPGRLWELVKERHPHLSNLRQLRCLVIDEADRMIEKGHFLELSQLLEILNDSQYNPRRQTFVFSATLTLVHQTPLRVLQKKNAKKMDKKTKLELLMEKIGIKGKPKVIDLTRKEATVETLTETRIHCNTNEKDYYLYYFLLQYPGRTMVFANSIDCVKRLSSLLTILNCDPLPLHANMHQKQRLKNLERFAERESSVLLTTDVAARGLDIPNVQHVIHYQVPRTSELYVHRSGRTARAANEGLSLLLIGPDDLLNFRKIYKTLEKSEELPFFPVEAKCMISVKERMNLARQIEKAEFFNSRAKQHNSWLQQAAEALEIDLDDDMFKGKKSTEEEESQKQKILKGMKKQLKHMLSQPLFKVLMKTKYPTQSGKLLLPQTSGSISESALGTVSKQQAKRKKSIKLN